The following coding sequences lie in one Rutidosis leptorrhynchoides isolate AG116_Rl617_1_P2 chromosome 6, CSIRO_AGI_Rlap_v1, whole genome shotgun sequence genomic window:
- the LOC139854090 gene encoding pentatricopeptide repeat-containing protein At1g80550, mitochondrial-like has protein sequence MYSCLEGFESVHEGNRSGTCWDMFDQTTIIENLTCYKNDWKRAMDFFNWVESEYGFKHTTDTYNNMIDILCKFFEFDLARQLLDKMPERNHGTFRVIFKRYASAHLVQEAIDIYSKLDEYNLKDETSFLNLVDALCEYKHVIEAEELCLGKDSNFKENIQGFEMGTKVYNMILLGWFKMGWWSKCREFWEKMDEDRISKDLYSYSIYIDIQCKSGKPWKAVKLYKEMKKKGIKLDVVAYNTVIRAIGVSEGVDVAVHLGREMLESGCEPNVVTYNTIMKLLCENGRVREAYKVFDKMFKRRCAPNVITYHCIFRCLEKPNEILGLLDRMIESGVSPTLDTYVLLLRKFGRWGFLRPVFIVWKKMEEHGLSPNEFAYNALIDALVEKGMIDMARKYDEEMLAKGLSAKLRPELVRGECDD, from the coding sequence ACCACGATCATCGAAAATTTAACATGTTACAAGAACGATTGGAAACGTGCAATGGACTTTTTCAACTGGGTAGAGTCCGAATACGGTTTCAAACACACTACAGATACTTACAATAACATGATTGATATATTGTGCAAGTTTTTTGAATTTGATCTTGCACGCCAGCTGCTCGATAAAATGCCTGAGAGAAACCATGGTACGTTTCGCGTTATTTTTAAGCGGTATGCTTCTGCGCACCTGGTTCAAGAAGCTATCGATATTTATAGTAAGTTGGATGAGTATAACCTAAAAGACGAAACGTCTTTCTTGAACCTTGTTGATGCATTGTGTGAGTATAAGCATGTGATTGAAGCTGAAGAGTTGTGTTTaggaaaagattcaaactttaaaGAGAATATTCAGGGGTTCGAAATGGGTACTAAAGTTTATAATATGATTCTTCTCGGGTGGTTTAAAATGGGGTGGTGGTCGAAATGTAGAGAGTTTTGGGAAAAAATGGATGAAGATAGAATTAGTAAAGATTTGTATTCGTATTCGATATATATAGATATTCAATGCAAGAGTGGGAAGCCATGGAAGGCTGTGAAATTGTATAAAGAGATGAAGAAAAAAGGGATTAAATTGGATGTGGTGGCATACAATACAGTTATTCGTGCAATTGGTGTTTCAGAAGGTGTCGATGTTGCTGTTCACCTTGGTCGTGAGATGCTCGAATCGGGGTGTGAACCAAATGTTGTAACGTACAATACAATCATGAAGCTGTTGTGTGAAAACGGGAGGGTGCGGGAAGCCTATAAGGTGTTCGATAAAATGTTTAAGAGAAGGTGTGCACCAAATGTCATAACTTATCATTGTATTTTTAGGTGTTTGGAGAAGCCTAATGAGATATTGGGGTTGCTTGATAGGATGATTGAAAGTGGCGTAAGTCCAACGTTGGATACGTATGTGTTACTTTTAAGGAAGTTTGGAAGATGGGGATTTCTTCGACCTGTTTTTATCGTTTGGAAAAAGATGGAAGAACATGGGTTGAGTCCAAACGAGTTTGCTTATAATGCGTTGATTGATGCGTTGGTGGAAAAAGGTATGATTGATATGGCAAGGAAATACGATGAAGAGATGTTGGCGAAAGGGCTCTCGGCTAAGTTGAGACCCGAGTTAGTAAGGGGAGAATGTGACGATTGA